The genomic DNA ATAAGTCTAATTTGATTGTGTTAACAATGAGTAAATCAAGTTACTACTATCTActagtaaaaacaatttttgttcGGTAACTATTTCTATGAGGAAATGAGGGAACAATTAATTGCGTAAGATGATCACACGTCTTTTTCATTAACTATTTTCGACAAAAATGGGACAcacccaaaatcaaaaatttaacgTTCTAGTGTAGACCACCACCATCTATTTATTaccaacttatttattttactgCATAATGTTTTACTGAGTGTTGTTGTCTAACCAAAAACCTCGATGTATACCATGTGTAATAATACGTACATTCGTAGAAATGGGTACATATATGTATCATATGTAACAACATATAGAGACACATGTGGTTGTAATTAATATAGTTGCTCTGTTGGATCGTTAGTGTTATTTATAGGAGAAGGAAACCCACAAAACAAGACCATTCATGAAAAGCCACATAAGAAGTTGATGCAGAagcaataataattaaaaaataaaagaaaaagctcTTCAAGTTTTGGTTTCTGCAGTCTCCAATGGCTCTCAAGCTCtttctctttgctcttcttctctgtctcccGACTTCTCTCTCCTCCACTGCTTCTAAAGGTCACCACTCCtcacttctcttcctctcttgaGTCTTGCCTAAACATGATGCTCATCACAGAGTTGTAACttaattttctctctcttagtCGTAGATGATTCTGCGTAGTTCTTGCGCTCATTTTATGTTCGAACTTTTTCGTATTAAGCATTTAAGCTTCTCCTTCTGTTTCTtgatatgtaattaaaaaagaacTCTGTTTCTTGATACATCATGACCGAATTTGGAGTGATCAGGAAAGTAACAGTACAGTCTTTTTTACGCGCAACTGTTGTGTTGTTTCTTGGGTTATGTTCTGCTAACACACATTTAATGGTGTATTTACTTCTACTACCAACTACTTCatcattattttaaataaactgacagaaagaaaaaaataataacattattttgtagGTAAAGAGAAGTTTAATCCATACAGATACACATTCATCGATAAAGCAAGCACAttctcatcgtcttcttcatcatccttctCATCCAACGGTCAAGATTCGTCCTACGACTACATAGTCATCGGCGGCGGAACCGCAGGCTGTCCTCTTGCCGCAACGCTGTCGCAGAATTTTAGCGTTCTTGTTTTGGAGAGAGGTGGCGTTCCGTTTACAAACGCGAACGTTTCTTTCCTCAGGAACNCCCACAAAACAAGACCATTCATGAAAAGCCACATAAGAAGTTGATGCAGAagcaataataattaaaaaataaaagaaaaagctcTTCAAGTTTTGGTTTCTGCAGTCTCCAATGGCTCTCAAGCTCtttctctttgctcttcttctctgtctcccGACTTCTCTCTCCTCCACTGCTTCTAAAGGTCACCACTCCtcacttctcttcctctcttgaGTCTTGCCTAAACATGATGCTCATCACAGAGTTGTAACttaattttctctctcttagtCGTAGATGATTCTGCGTAGTTCTTGCGCTCATTTTATGTTCGAACTTTTTCGTATTAAGCATTTAAGCTTCTCCTTCTGTTTCTtgatatgtaattaaaaaagaacTCTGTTTCTTGATACATCATGACCGAATTTGGAGTGATCAGGAAAGTAACAGTACAGTCTTTTTTACGCGCAACTGTTGTGTTGTTTCTTGGGTTATGTTCTGCTAACACACATTTAATGGTGTATTTACTTCTACTACCAACTACTTCatcattattttaaataaactgacagaaagaaaaaaataataacattattttgtagGTAAAGAGAAGTTTAATCCATACAGATACACATTCATCGATAAAGCAAGCACAttctcatcgtcttcttcatcatccttctCATCCAACGGTCAAGATTCGTCCTACGACTACATAGTCATCGGCGGCGGAACCGCAGGCTGTCCTCTTGCCGCAACGCTGTCGCAGAATTTTAGCGTTCTTGTTTTGGAGAGAGGTGGCGTTCCGTTTACAAACGCGAACGTTTCTTTCCTCAGGAACTTCCACATCGGACTTGCTGACACGTCAGCTACCTCCGCGTCACAGGCGTTTGTTTCCACTGACGGCGTTTACAACGCTCGCGCTAGAGTTCTCGGCGGCGGTTCATGTATTAACGCCGGTTTTTACTCCAGAGCCGATGATGCGTAagtctaaaataataaatatacgagaataaatcaataaaatcagtATTGGTGTAGTCGATGCCTCGTGTCCTTATGATAGATATTATATGTCATTTATGAAAACGCACCGATCGAGAATGTTATGTTTTCTTATTAATAACGGGGCCATTGATAGGACCTTGTCTTTCAATATATTTCACACATATCAAACTAACATTATTTGTAACTTATAAATTCTTCCTTTTGAGTTAAATCtgcaattttcatatttaattgttttacctttttttaggttttttaatcTAATGAAGGCTTATTGTCACATTCAGGTTTGTGAAGCGAGCAGGATGGGATCCGAAGCTAGTGAAGGAGTCGTATCCGTGGGTGGAGAGAGAGATCGTTCATCAGCCCAAGTTAACGTTATGGCAGAAAGCTCTAAGAGACAGTCTTTTAGAGGTTGGAGTCAGACCTTTCAATGGCTTCACTTACGATCACGTCTCCGGAACCAAAATCGGTGGTACCATTTTCGACAGATTTGGCCGACGTCATACCTCTGCGGAGCTTCTCGCTTACGCTAACCCTCAGAAACTTAGAGTCTTGATCTATGCTACTGTGCAAAAAATCGTCTTTGACACTTCAGGTACTGATAAATTTTTGTGTCTACCAAATCATTAGAAGGttgaaaaggttttttaaactttgtttggtttttgggtGTAGGAACAAGGCCTAGAGTAACAGGAGTGATATTCAAAGACGAAAATGGTAATCAACACCAGGCTCTTCTTTCGAATAGAAAGGGAAGTGAAGTGATCTTATCTAGTGGAGCCATGGGGTCACCACAGATGCTCATGTTAAGTGGGATTGGTCCTAAGAAGGAGCTTCAAAGGCTTAAGATTCCTGTGGTTCTAGAGAATGAGCATGTAGGGAAAGGAATGGCTGATAATCCCATGAACACGATCTTGGTGCCTTCAAAGGCGCCTATAGAGCAGTCTCTTATTCAGACTGTTGGAATTACAAAGTTGGGTGTATATATTGAAGCTAGCACTGGCTTTGGGCAATCCTCTCAGAGTATTCATACTCACTATGGGATTATGTCGGGCAAGGTAACCATAGACTAATTAATTTTGATCTTAATGTCTTTTTAGGAAAATGTGGTTTGATGTAATGGTGCTTTGATTTTTTCATGCAGAATGAATTGTTTTCTACCATTCCTACAAAGCAGAGAAGACCAGAAGCAACGCAAGCTTACACTAGAAGAAACAAGTACCAACTTCAAGAATCGTTCAATGGAAGTTTCATCTTGGAGAAACTAGCTTACCCACTCTCTAGAGGGCATTTGAGCTTGGTCAACACGAATGTAGATGACAACCCTTCAGTCACNNNNNNNNNNNNNNNNNNNNNNNNNNNNNNNNNNNNNNNNNNNNNNNNNNNNNNNNNNNNNNNNNNNNNNNNNNNNNNNNNNNNNNNNNNNNNNNNNNNNNNNNNNNNNNNNNNNNNNNNNNNNNNNNNNNNNNNNNNNNNNNNNNNNNNNNNNNNNNNNNNNNNNNNNNNNNNNNNNNNNNNNNNNNNNNNNNNNNNNNNNNNNNNNNNNNNNNNNNNNNNNNNNNNNNNNNNNNNNNNNNN from Camelina sativa cultivar DH55 chromosome 7, Cs, whole genome shotgun sequence includes the following:
- the LOC104704848 gene encoding protein HOTHEAD-like, translating into MALKLFLFALLLCLPTSLSSTASKGKEKFNPYRYTFIDKASTFSSSSSSSFSSNGQDSSYDYIVIGGGTAGCPLAATLSQNFSVLVLERGGVPFTNANVSFLRNFHIGLADTSATSASQAFVSTDGVYNARARVLGGGSCINAGFYSRADDAFVKRAGWDPKLVKESYPWVEREIVHQPKLTLWQKALRDSLLEVGVRPFNGFTYDHVSGTKIGGTIFDRFGRRHTSAELLAYANPQKLRVLIYATVQKIVFDTSGTRPRVTGVIFKDENGNQHQALLSNRKGSEVILSSGAMGSPQMLMLSGIGPKKELQRLKIPVVLENEHVGKGMADNPMNTILVPSKAPIEQSLIQTVGITKLGVYIEASTGFGQSSQSIHTHYGIMSGKNELFSTIPTKQRRPEATQAYTRRNKYQLQESFNGSFILEKLAYPLSRGHLSLVNTNVDDNPSANINLRPKQLNDTESMAQFCKDTVVTIWHYHGGCLVGKVVSPNRKVLGVDRLRVVDGSTFDESPGTNPQATLMMMGRYMGVKILRKRLGNNAGV